From a region of the Helianthus annuus cultivar XRQ/B chromosome 5, HanXRQr2.0-SUNRISE, whole genome shotgun sequence genome:
- the LOC110939332 gene encoding uncharacterized protein LOC110939332 has protein sequence MYITTRTRKDGSFVDDKAANVVASLKAIASDSASKHIDPHDFTNDEYSKVKGPEKRGYVRLVGRMPATKSKGDSSTNSHTIHQLQSVVNVMMNIIQERIPDANLPTVLSNMNIQVPRVGSSAPSNSLPSNELSSSRSDDIDDRAENM, from the exons ATGTATATAACAACTCGCACTCGTAAAGATGGAAGTTTTGTTGATGATAAAGCAGCTAATGTTGTG GCTTCACTAAAAGCTATTGCAAGTGACTCTGCAAGCAAACATATAGATCCGCATGATTTTACAAATGATGAATACTCAAAAGTTAAAGGCCCGGAGAAAAGAGGGTATGTTCGATTAGTTGGAAGAATGCCAGCCACAAAAAGTAAAGGTGATTCTTCGACTAATTCACATACTATTCATCAGCTTCAGAGTGTTGTGAACGTTATGATGAACATTATCCAAGAACGTATCCCCGATGCAAACTTGCCTACAGTTCTTAGCAATATGAACATACAG GTCCCCCGCGTCGGTTCTTCGGCTCCTAGCAACTCTTTACCTAGTAACGAATTATCATCTTCAAGAAGTGACGATATTGATGACAGAGCTGAAAACATGTGA